From the genome of Populus alba chromosome 10, ASM523922v2, whole genome shotgun sequence, one region includes:
- the LOC118060012 gene encoding ATPase GET3B isoform X2: MASCSVIPSASSLVSSSLCKLFTSRNSIATVGLLSFAPKSSSFVLLSIKQRAYHESSFRVRSVAVPVEDVAGFDDMVAGTQRKYYMLGGKGGVGKTSCAASLAVKFANSGHPTLVVSTDPAHSLSDSFAQDLTGGTLVPVEGPECPLFALEINPDKAREEFRSATQKNGGTGVKDFMEGMGLGMLVEQLGELKLGELLDTPPPGLDEAMAIAKGHTLRLLSLPDFLDASIGKILKLRQKITSATSAIKSVFGQEQTTQQDAADKLEQLRERMIKVRELFRDTDSTEFVIVTIPTVMAINESSRLRASLKKENVPVKKLVVNQILPPSATDCKFCAMKRKDQSRALDMIQNDPELSNLTLIQAPLVDVEIRGVPALKFLGDIIWK; encoded by the exons ATGGCTTCTTGTTCTGTAATTCCTTCCGCTTCTTCTTTAGTTTCATCTTCTCTATGCAAGTTATTTACTTCAAGAAACTCCATAGCTACAGTGGGTTTGCTCTCTTTTGCAccaaaatcttcaagctttgtcCTTCTCTCTATCAAGCAAAGGGCTTATCATGAAAGTTCATTTAGAG TGAGATCAGTGGCCGTTCCAGTGGAAGATGTTGCCGGATTTGATGATATGGTTGCTGGGACACAGCGGAAGTATTACATGCTTGGTGGGAAGGGAGGTGTAGGAAAGACAAGCTGTGCTGCTTCACTTGCTGTGAAATTTGCAAACAGTGGACACCCCACTTTAGTGGTTTCAACTGATCCAGCACACTCCTTGAGTGATTCTTTTGCTCAG GATTTGACTGGAGGTACACTAGTACCTGTTGAAGGACCTGAATGTCCACTGTTTGCACTTGAG ATAAATCCTGACAAGGCTCGGGAAGAATTTCGTAGCGCAACTCAGAAAAATGGTGGAACCGGGGTCAAAGACTTCATGGAGGGCATGGGACTTGGAATGCTTGTTGAACAG TTAGGAGAGTTGAAATTGGGAGAGCTACTGGACACACCTCCTCCTGGTTTGGATGAAGCTATGGCAATTGCCAAA GGCCATACATTGCGACTTTTGTCCTTGCCAGACTTCCTGGATGCATCCATTGGCAAGATATTGAAG CTTAGACAAAAAATAACTTCAGCAACCTCAGCTATCAAATCAGTCTTTGGCCAGGAGCAAACCACCCAACAGGATGCT GCTGACAAATTGGAGCAATTGAGGGAAAGGATGATAAAAGTGCGTGAGCTTTTCCGTGACACAGATTCCACAGAGTTTGTCATAGTAACGATTCCCACG GTAATGGCAATCAATGAGTCGTCTAGGTTGCGTGCATCCTTGAAGAAGGAGAATGTTCCTGTTAAGAAGCTTGTTGTCAATCAAATTCTCCCTCCATCTGCAACTGATTGCAAGTTTTGTGCAATGAAAAGAAAG GATCAATCGCGTGCTCTTGACATGATACAGAATGATCCAGAACTCTCGAACTTGACATTGATACAGGCACCTTTAGTTGATGTAGAGATCAGAGGTGTTCCAGCCCTTAAATTTCTGGGGGATATTATATGGAAATGA
- the LOC118060011 gene encoding probable serine/threonine-protein kinase WNK11 — translation MDLGSCENSDDHQFLEKDPTGRFVRSDEILGGGVVKTAYRAFDEVDGVEVAWKQVNVEHVSPKQLERLTTEARLLKSLKDKNIIKIYDFWIDDGKKTLNMITEIFVSGSLSQYCKKHKGVNAKAIKNWARQILRGLHYLHTHEPPIIHGDLRCDNIFVNGNNGEVKIGDLGLAIVMQRSTGLCDLGTPAYMAPDQLCEEEYNELVDVYSFGMCMLEMVTREYPCCECKTPGQIYKKVISGVKPASLDKVSDPQVKQFIEKCLVPASLRLSAIELLQDPFLATENSKDSTVSSSMKLPNNLMPKQVTSLPLAESHSMNCNNKKLLVGSCKESINEQLQFSTPEICKVNEKNEFRLRGEKIDDNTISLTLNITETSCCQSREVEFSFYLDSDTAVSVAEEMVEQLELSPEDAAYSAKLIDALVMKLVPSLKTSCGSIASAPDQRHPDCLQSVREQEASQSINSEISAEQDVTISSCARTNKPLGSFHCDVQLNTHNLGSDFMMLDDGCLPEHKKSARNFVCSWIGSCFGRKNMRACPASTIHTKQKKLTC, via the coding sequence ATGGATTTAGGTTCATGTGAAAATAGCGATGATCATCAGTTCCTGGAGAAAGATCCTACAGGTCGGTTCGTTAGGTCTGACGAAATCTTGGGAGGAGGAGTGGTCAAGACTGCATATAGGGCTTTCGATGAAGTTGATGGAGTTGAAGTTGCATGGAAACAAGTAAACGTCGAGCATGTATCACCAAAACAACTAGAGAGATTGACCACTGAGGCTCGCTTATTGAAGTCGTTGAAAGATAAGAACATCATCaagatttatgatttttggaTCGATGATGGGAAGAAAACTCTCAACATGATTACTGAGATATTCGTTTCTGGGAGTTTGAGTCAGTATTGCAAGAAACACAAGGGTGTTAATGCGAAGGCTATTAAGAACTGGGCAAGGCAGATTCTTCGAGGTTTGCACTATTTACATACTCATGAACCTCCTATCATTCATGGCGATTTGAGATGCGATAACATATTTGTTAATGGAAACAATGGAGAGGTTAAGATTGGAGATCTTGGACTAGCCATTGTTATGCAACGCTCTACTGGTTTATGTGATTTAGGTACTCCAGCATATATGGCTCCTGATCAGCTTTGTGAAGAGGAATACAATGAGCTTGTCGATGTTTATTCCTTCGGCATGTGCATGTTAGAGATGGTTACTCGTGAATATCCATGTTGTGAATGCAAAACTCCAGGGCAGATATACAAGAAGGTTATCTCGGGCGTGAAGCCGGCTTCCCTCGATAAGGTGAGTGATCCCCAAGTTAAACAGTTCATAGAGAAGTGCCTAGTTCCAGCCTCTTTGAGATTGTCGGCGATAGAGCTTTTGCAAGATCCATTCCTAGCAACTGAAAATTCAAAAGATAGTACTGTCTCTAGTTCTATGAAGTTACCCAATAATCTCATGCCCAAGCAAGTGACCAGCTTGCCACTGGCAGAATCCCATTCGATGAACTGCAACAACAAGAAGCTTCTGGTAGGATCTTGTAAAGAAAGTATCAATGAGCAGCTCCAGTTTTCAACTCCAGAAATTTGCAAGGTCAacgaaaaaaatgaattcagaTTAAGAGGGGAGAAAATCGACGACAATACGATTTCATTGACTTTGAACATTACGGAAACTTCATGTTGTCAATCAAGGGAAGTggagttttctttttatcttgattCAGATACTGCAGTTTCGGTAGCTGAGGAGATGGTTGAACAACTTGAATTGTCACCTGAAGATGCAGCTTATAGTGCTAAGTTGATTGATGCCTTGGTAATGAAGCTGGTTCCTAGCTTGAAAACTTCATGTGGAAGCATCGCGAGTGCACCTGATCAGAGGCATCCTGATTGCTTACAATCTGTCAGAGAACAAGAAGCTTCACAATCAATTAATTCAGAAATTTCTGCCGAACAAGATGTGACAATTTCCTCTTGTGCCAGAACTAACAAGCCTTTGGGATCTTTCCATTGCGATGTTCAATTGAATACTCACAATTTGGGTTCAGACTTTATGATGCTTGATGATGGATGTCTACCAGAACACAAGAAATCTGCAAGAAATTTTGTGTGCTCCTGGATTGGTTCATGCTTTGGTAGGAAAAACATGAGAGCTTGTCCTGCATCTACTATCCATACCAAGCAGAAGAAATTGACGTGCTAA
- the LOC118060012 gene encoding ATPase GET3B isoform X1, producing the protein MASCSVIPSASSLVSSSLCKLFTSRNSIATVGLLSFAPKSSSFVLLSIKQRAYHESSFRVRSVAVPVEDVAGFDDMVAGTQRKYYMLGGKGGVGKTSCAASLAVKFANSGHPTLVVSTDPAHSLSDSFAQDLTGGTLVPVEGPECPLFALEINPDKAREEFRSATQKNGGTGVKDFMEGMGLGMLVEQLGELKLGELLDTPPPGLDEAMAIAKVMQFLESQEYSMFTRIVFDTAPTGHTLRLLSLPDFLDASIGKILKLRQKITSATSAIKSVFGQEQTTQQDAADKLEQLRERMIKVRELFRDTDSTEFVIVTIPTVMAINESSRLRASLKKENVPVKKLVVNQILPPSATDCKFCAMKRKDQSRALDMIQNDPELSNLTLIQAPLVDVEIRGVPALKFLGDIIWK; encoded by the exons ATGGCTTCTTGTTCTGTAATTCCTTCCGCTTCTTCTTTAGTTTCATCTTCTCTATGCAAGTTATTTACTTCAAGAAACTCCATAGCTACAGTGGGTTTGCTCTCTTTTGCAccaaaatcttcaagctttgtcCTTCTCTCTATCAAGCAAAGGGCTTATCATGAAAGTTCATTTAGAG TGAGATCAGTGGCCGTTCCAGTGGAAGATGTTGCCGGATTTGATGATATGGTTGCTGGGACACAGCGGAAGTATTACATGCTTGGTGGGAAGGGAGGTGTAGGAAAGACAAGCTGTGCTGCTTCACTTGCTGTGAAATTTGCAAACAGTGGACACCCCACTTTAGTGGTTTCAACTGATCCAGCACACTCCTTGAGTGATTCTTTTGCTCAG GATTTGACTGGAGGTACACTAGTACCTGTTGAAGGACCTGAATGTCCACTGTTTGCACTTGAG ATAAATCCTGACAAGGCTCGGGAAGAATTTCGTAGCGCAACTCAGAAAAATGGTGGAACCGGGGTCAAAGACTTCATGGAGGGCATGGGACTTGGAATGCTTGTTGAACAG TTAGGAGAGTTGAAATTGGGAGAGCTACTGGACACACCTCCTCCTGGTTTGGATGAAGCTATGGCAATTGCCAAA GTGATGCAGTTTCTTGAATCACAGGAATATAGTATGTTTACTCGAATAGTTTTTGATACTGCACCCACG GGCCATACATTGCGACTTTTGTCCTTGCCAGACTTCCTGGATGCATCCATTGGCAAGATATTGAAG CTTAGACAAAAAATAACTTCAGCAACCTCAGCTATCAAATCAGTCTTTGGCCAGGAGCAAACCACCCAACAGGATGCT GCTGACAAATTGGAGCAATTGAGGGAAAGGATGATAAAAGTGCGTGAGCTTTTCCGTGACACAGATTCCACAGAGTTTGTCATAGTAACGATTCCCACG GTAATGGCAATCAATGAGTCGTCTAGGTTGCGTGCATCCTTGAAGAAGGAGAATGTTCCTGTTAAGAAGCTTGTTGTCAATCAAATTCTCCCTCCATCTGCAACTGATTGCAAGTTTTGTGCAATGAAAAGAAAG GATCAATCGCGTGCTCTTGACATGATACAGAATGATCCAGAACTCTCGAACTTGACATTGATACAGGCACCTTTAGTTGATGTAGAGATCAGAGGTGTTCCAGCCCTTAAATTTCTGGGGGATATTATATGGAAATGA